The stretch of DNA AATTAAAAATTGGTTGAAGACAAAGCCAACACACATGTAGTATTTATACTACTGAGGGGCATTTAAAAGTGTGCCACATGCAGACTGAAGCTGGATTTATACAAAATTAACTGGTTGGTATGAAATACATTGCAACTATGGTTTCTGAATTGTATACAGACATCCATTAAGCAAAATCttcttattcttattttaaaaattggttCTTTACTATaacattatttaatattattttcagtaattgaAATACAAGATAAAATTACCTTTAAAATCTCATCTAAAGATGAAAATGTCTCAAaggacagaagcagagaaaactaATGAATACAATTGGCCACTTCCTAAAACCagattgctttgttttctggctgCAAACTGCTTTCAAAGGAATGTGGaaacacacaggcacagggatTCACCAACCACGGAAGCAACAGGCACAGGGATTATTTAGACTTCCAATCGGATGTCATGACCAAGACTCCTATAAAAATGAAGtagaacagcagcagggagagtgAATATTGTGCAATTCTTTCAGCAGTCCTGTTTTGCTATTAGTGTtccaattaaaaatgcatttattttaaaggatcCAAAAAAGAGTGCCACAGACAAAGAGGATCCAAAAGGCTTGAGtctatttacttattttaaaaatgaaagctgaagagTGACTTGTTCAGTTTGCAAATGCCTACAATGAAAACAGCAATGTCACAGCATGCACTTTAGTTTAGCAGACAACAGACAAAAGATCTGACAGCTGGATACACAAAGATGACAAATTCAGGCTCAATGTAAGAGGCATGTGTTTAACAGTAAGTAATGATATTTCAAACAATTTGGGTGGATTCTTAATCTTAGGAGCTTTCAAATCAATGCAGGATGCTTCTTCTAAGAACAGCTTTAGTTAAACAAGAATTTGAGGAAGTCTTGGAAACTGCTCTGCAAGAGAGCAGACTGAACACATGGTGTTTCCTTCTGCCTTCTGAATCAGATTACACTGGAactgctacattttttttcatggaaatactTCAAATGAGGTAGatttaaaaagggaagagaagtgGGCATGAGCATTTTTGACACGTAGGACCATGCAATACTGTTGGGACTATATGGCTGCATTATACTGCCACCTGAAAGAAGCATCACCTAGGTACAGCAAGAGTGTAAAATTGTGTAGGTAGGGAGGGACCCTACATTTTTGTAccagaaattatgaaaatgaaagcagtaaCAGCATGCTATGTTCAATCTAGTGGATGCCAGAAATTTTGCATGCCAGGAGATTGCTCAGCCCAAGCCTGCAACGTTCCTTTCAGAACGTTTTTAtcatgagaaagaaaaccaagacaGATGCAACAcacttgaaagaagaaattcacCTGTAGGGCCTCGGTGAAATAAAGGTGAAAAGGCTTGACATGCTGCAGATAGACTTAACCATGTAAAGGAAAAGGTAGTCAGAAGAGACAGAAACCCAAGAATTTCCTGCTTGAATTGTATCCGTACTTTTATGAACATAAAATTTGCAAACACAGAGTCTCCAgtctcaggaaataaaattatttcagttgaTGGCACTCCTTTTTGGATACAAGGCAATAAGATTCAAATTGTCTTGTGTGGTGCCAAGTAAGAGCTTTGACCAGAATCTCTTGTATCTTAGGACAAAATCTCATGCCACGAGGCTGCTGGATGTTTTGGACATGACTGCCTAGTTCTCCCTGCAAGAGTCATGTTTGAACAAAAGAAAGACCATGTCAAGACAGGcacattttgaagaaatgtgttttggtGAAAAGCTGGTATACAGATTTAGTTGGAGAATGTTCTTCAAAAGAGAGTATAAAATTTTTTACTCCAGTAATTCTTTCAGTAGCCAAGATTTTTACTTCACAATTTCAAACTTCTGCATACCCAGCTGACAGGATTAAGACACAGCGTGGGAGTTCACCCTGCACAGACGGTGAGCATAATGTACAGTCATCATGGAGACAACAgttcagagatggaaaaatccTTCCAGGTTGTTCATGACAGATCTATGGCAGCGGTCACCCACGACAATGTATTTTTAGAGTTCTGTACAGCCCATTTCTATGCATGCTCCTCCCAGAGACCCTTTAATTCATACATACTGTTAAAGCTCACATGACTGTCTTCAGAGAGATACATCATAGTATCAGTTTTGGATCTGCACTTTCCCACATGGGCAACatgctgctgtggagctgtATTTAAAGCATGCTTTGGAACCAGCAACTTTGCAGTTCAACACCACTAAATAACCCACAAACTTTTCAAGTATATACTTTATTTCATTCGTATTTCACAGTCAGTTTCTGTAAAGTTTTAGCAAAAAGGTCGTGTTCTATAACAGAGGCGTTAGGCTACTGTATTCAGAGCTAGCAACGGGCTTTGAaagtacagaaaatatttacattccAACCAGAATAGCAGAATTTCAAAAAGACATAGTAAAAGTAATCAAAAATACCAACATTTATTAAAACTTAATATAAAAATCAGTCTGTCTGACCCATCAAGCTACCCCAATTGTAAGTTGTCAGCAACAGCTGAAGCTGCAGCGGGCTATCTGACCAATTAGACCAAGACAGCTGCCTTCAGCTAACTTCTTAATAGCAAGTCTTGCTGCTTCAAAGATCAAAAACCCCTGTGAGTTCATTGCTTACAGTTTCCATACAGAGGCTAACATTTCTGTTCAAATCTACTGGACCACTTCAAGATCCTGCCCAGAATCTGGACATACCCTGGTCCTGATGTAGTCAACTAATTTTCTCAATGCACTTCCAAGCTAACCTATTTTATTACATTGCAGCCAAGAGAGGAAAGCccttattgttttaaatatcagGGCTCCCAGGAATAAAGGCAGCTAAGAAAACTGAACAGAATGGTACCTGATGATATATTTATCACCAGGGACCTTcaacatccttttttttaatagatgttGAGTTAAGGTTTTCCATTATCTAGGGATATGCTTCCTAAGGGGCCCCAGATTTAAGTATGAGTTCCAGAGTGGATTTTTCTAGTTGAGTAAATACTTTTTAAGTCTGGACTGATGCCCAGGAGGAGATTTCTAACCAGCTGCTGGACTTTATTCACAGATTTATTGAACATATATTTATACAAATTACACCAGCTGAAAGGCCCATTAGCTGTAAGCACACCCACTTCAGCCCACCTTCCGTACtgtcagggaaaaaatacatgtgCTACTATAAGGACTAGGAGAGATTTCCATCAGCTAAGTCTCCCTAAGTCAGAGGGCACTGCCCTGCAAGGCaagtttttcattcttttatacTCTATCAGAGCAGTGGAAATAGAATGGAGAAGGTCACCGGTAGActcattttttcttgtctcagaCAGCTACAATTTGACTTCATTTTTTCTGCCTCCCTTTCATCTCCAGGTACCCTGAGCCCATCATCTTGTTTTCTAGGGCAATTGCTTCCTATAAATACATATTCTGAACTTCAAATTCTCCTCTCTATTTAAAAGATAGAATAAGAACTTTaggaaaagtaggaaaaatatCCTACGCACTTTCTCATACCTCTCACCTCTAGGCCTATTACATGTATTTGATCAACGGATCTGCCTCCTCTCCTTGTAAGAAGttcagatgaaaacaaaatcttcttATTTCATAAATGGCCTGAGGTACCATCACATCTATCCTGCCAAATGTCATTTCGTGCAGATATCACAACTGATAGATTGTGTCTACACTGGACATGTCCTACATTATTACCCTGTACTGTGCTGCCTTCTGGGTTTGCTGGCTAAGTTTCAGTATCACCAGGCTGCAAGTTATGAGACATGGTGGTATCACAACTGTATCaggtatattaaaaaaaaaagaaatgccagaACAGTATCTAAGAACACTTTTAAACAATTCCCACATACTGCACCAGTCTTCAGCAGGTAGGCAGGATCCCATGAAAGGCATGGCTACTAGTTTGCTACAGCTCCACTAGGGCAAACCCTGCCACAACATTTACTCTCTAGGCCCATGGCTCGTACAAAGAGGACTCACATGCCTCAACTTGGTAAGACACGTAAAACATTTCATCAGTGTATAAAGGGTAAAATCCCTTACAAGAGAGAAGGCCCTTACAGTTTCTCTAATGCACCTATTTGAGGAAGGACTATAAAAGTATTCTCTACAGACTTCTGCAATACTGACTCCTAGAGGCATCAGAAAACGTAAAGGTCTAGTCACAAATTAGCAAGACATCCACTCTACTTTcaagttcctttttttaacaATCTGAAACAGATGATAAAAGGAATCACAGCATCAAAATACCTAGTCACCTAGATGGCACGagttttttaaaacattgtcaCACAGAAAGGAACATATCACAGACTATTCGGATTCCTTAACGTTCTGAGACAAAGCTGTTCTCAATTTTCTACACACACTGGCTCTGAAAAATGATCCCTTCAGATTGCAGGGAGTGATGTAGTTAAGTGTCTAGATAAACTGCAATGAAATAAACATctgtaaaacagcttttttaacATGACTACTGTGGCTCTCCACTAGCAAGGTCAGTATCTTATGCACACAGTGCTATCAGCAATGTCTCAAGGCAAGCAGCCCAGGAATGCTATCAATCTatatggaggaaaaaatgtcttGGAGTTTGTTTTTTGAAGTTCAAACTTAGGTAGATAAAATTTTTAGAGCGTTTATCCAAGCTGACACACCTCCCACCCTCGCTACATTCATCTGAtttctctaaataaaaaaaagaaggaagggggTGGGAGAAGGACTTACTTCACCTCACACCAACTCCCTTCACCTGCTTGGAACTGATGATGGCCCCACAGTGGggcctgttctgctgctgcactcTCAGAAACAACTATCTGAAGATGGCAATAGGAAGATGCTTGCAGAATACTGCAAATGACTGTCTTCCCTTCAAGAATGGGAACACGCCAGCAGAGCCCATCCAAGCTTCTTCAGTCCAAGGAATTACAAAGAGTTAGCATGAAATTCACTGCAGTACTAAGTACCTATTCTGTCTAGAACCCACCATGCTATTCCAGTCCCAAAGCTGGCTCTGAAGACAAATTGTTAATGGCAATTACAAGTCTTGGACTCAAAAAATGCTCAAGTAAAAGTTTGAGATAGGAAAAAGGAGGCACAGAAATAACTTGACCAACATCTATGCAGATTTCTACTACATGTTGGGATAAGTGGGGTCTTCAAGGTTGCTATCAGCTTTATCAGATCCTGTTAGAGATGCTTCTAGCTCTGCCCATGACTGTGGAGCATTATTCTTTATTGCCTCAATGAAAAGCTGCGTTTGATGCTTCAGCCGGTCCAGCTCGGCCTGAGTCACCTGGTTCTGATGAATGAGCTCCTTGGTTTTTAAAGTGATCTCCAGCAATCCTGACCTGCGTAGCACAACAAGCGTATTCTGAAAGCGTCTGCACTTGCTTTGTTGTTGCAAGAGCAGCTCAGGGGTAGTGCAAATCTCTTCTGGTATCAATGGAGGGCTCCACACTGCAGACGGCATTGTAGTCTGTGATGCACTCTCGCTCTCATGAAGGGTGCACTTTGTTGCCTGCAGAGTTCCAAAGGGCAAAAGGGGAGTCAAACCTGGCACTTTCTGAGTGTCACTGGAAACATGATGACAACCAGGAAGAGCTGACAGTTTTCCACTTGTCATCACAGCTGAAGAACTTTGCTGGTTAGAATCCTGAGGGGTCTTAAAGCTAACTGGTAGGTGGGCAAAAGGACTAGGAGGCAAGCCTGTGCTCATCAGTACAGGAGAAGTCTCCATCTTGGGTGCTTCAGTGCAGAGTCGTTTATGGCAAGTGGTTTCCTGACATTCTTCTAGATCAAAGGAGTGATCTCTTTTGCAGGGCTGTGGTGCTATTTTGGGATAAGAATTCAGGATGGGCAGGTAATTAGTGGagtcatttctctttttcccaacAGAGTGAGGATTAATGGGAGGTGGGATTGACGGACGAAGGAACACTagctgtggctgagctggaatcacttcAAAGGATGGCTGCACAGTCCAAGACTGGAGCTGTGATGAACTCCCCTGAGAAGCACAAACAGGGAAAAACCACAAGTCTTACAAAAGCATTGTagaagatgataaaaaaaaacttaaatgaAACAGGTAGACTGTGCCATTTTTCCATATTTGATATATACTGTCCAATTAATGTCTTCTGAAGAGTTTTCTATCAAActcatccttttctttctctgacaaTGGAGCATAACTCTGGAAATAAAGCTGTAATCCATAATCCTTTTACTATACAACaacagatatattttaaaacaattcaatCTGAATTTATACATGCTTTCCTAAATGAGGATTACAATGAAAGCCTGTATTGTTCAATGTTCATTAAAAAGTTTGACCCAGACTTGGGATCAAACTACAAGTgcacaggaaagctgaaaaataattaagctTTGTGGTTATGAAATATATTAAGAGTCAAGGAAAGACTGCAAAGACATTTTAGGAACAATTCAGACACCCTCTTTGTTGAAATGCAGCAAGTCAAATCTTCTCAAATCTATTCTTATAGCAAGCTTTTGAAATGGTTATTTAAGATACGCAACAGCTGTTCAGTAAGTCTTGTAATTTGAAGTACAATACACGGTTTCAATCAATTTAAAACTAcgaagcagaaaaaaaaaggctgaataTCAACCAATGCAAGGAGAAAAGCCTGCCAGAAGCCCAAAGGAGTTTAACTTCGTACCTCTGGTGAAATAGTGTGCACTGATAAAccttaaaagcattttacatCAAGAACAATGCCAAAGTTTTTACTCCCTCCCACAAGCCATACTCTGGAATATAGGGGTAAACATCCATTTTTACAAGacattacctttttttcctccagcaccTTACTACAGATCTTCATGAGACCTTCTGGCCAAAAACATGACTGCTTTTCTCCAAAGATATCAAATAGTCTAGTAAGAGACACTAAttctttctaaagcaaaatCTCACTTCTTAATATATTCAAGCCATCACCACTACAATTATACTAATACATTGTCAGCTGCTTTTTCGATTCCTTACAACTTGGAACACAACTGGCAGGCCTGCTGAAGGCACAGTTTTTAGCTACCACAAATATAtcttattatttttagtaaTCTGAAATCCATATCCTTTCCACCAGCCTCATAAGTTTTAAACTGGCAAACGCTAACATGCTTTGCTAAAGTCCATTCCCCCAGTAAAGGACTTGGAACTTACCAAAAGCAGGTATTACCCACTGATTAGGACACTGAGACTTGGAGATAACATTCAATTACCTACTCTGACACAATGTTTCTTTGGTTCAGTGGGCAAGATGCTTATGGAATAGGGGTACAGAACAGCtacctgtaaaaataaatattactaCCTTAACACAAGAGAAAGaacattcaaaagaaaagtatCTGGAGATGTAAGGAGTGAGGAAGCATATAAATACTGTAGCTATACATACACAGGACAGAACATGTAGCCTTAAGGAGCAAAGCTTTGGAGTCAGAAGTTGCCATTTACTGCACTGAACAGCACCTAGCACAGCAGAGCCCCATAATCATTGAGACCAAAAGAGCTGTTGTAACTGTTTATCTTGCTCTTGGGTTTCTTCCTATCTGttgtttcttcatttccttctcacATTGCACAGTGTTCTCGTTCTCCTActcaaaatctcattttcagtaGAGAAGGACACCTTTATTTTACTAATCCTGCAAAttgttgtgtgttttgttgcctttttttaatgaaagctaTGAAGGCTGATTTCCTGATGTACCAGTGCCACTTGTCGAAAAAGCCTTCCTACTTATTGAAGACTTTCACAAGACTTACAGAAACCTTACCACAACCAGAAGAACTGTGTTTTAGATAATTAATCgccacttgatttttttttttttagtagcatTATTGTTAGCTGTTTACATTCTGAAATTGGACCAGCAGATAACAGCAGGTAACCATCACTGTGGAGGATCACAGTGGTTCCAAGACAGAAGAATGATGCTGATTgaaactggaagaaataaaCAGCAGTAACTggatgctgctttttcttttttttttggtccagCAAGTCCAACTGAGCACTGCCTTGAAAAGaccattttaaaaagctgaccATCTGAGATAACCAGGCATAAtgaaaagaggcagaaagacATTTCATTATTATTCTGATTCagatttgttgcttttctttattgtagtaaatgtttttccatttaacaGTAATATCTTTAATCATACACAGTTAGACTTAGATATTATGATGCACTGCTCAAGAGAACCAAGTGTGGTCATTTTATCCACCTCCAACTCTTCCTtgccaaatttcttttttgctatACTACCAGggtttcttttatatatatgtatgtggttggatttttttatatatatatatacatctcTATATATAAGCTACTTATTATtaacagctgctttttattGCTTGCAACACAACTTGGAGTTTACCACTGGAATCAGTGCAGGTAATGTCTTAATTCTTGAGCTCTGGGCCAAAGGCTATCAGCCTTTGGTGAAGCTTGCCTGTATAAAAACTACATAAAAACGTCAGCATTTGTTTACACAGTGTGTTGTCCACACATCTAGGAACGtgactataaaataaaattgtttcttgTCAAGATAAAGCATGATGCTCAGGGAACAGAACCACCTCCCCCACAAAAGCATAATCTACTAAATACTAACAGTGTATATTACGTCTTGCTTGTTGTCGTAACAGATTCAGTAGAAAAAGAATCAGGATCTAAATTCTTTTTCCGCCTTCccactgtattttcagaagtattctagtaaaaaaaagcactgaagaacTTTTGCTCTGCTCCAAAAATGAGTGAGTATAGAGCAGGAGGTCTACTAATATGACAGTACTTTGGACTTCTCACATCTTctgttaaaatgtaaaatttacaCAGAGGGTCTCACAGATGTGCCAGAGGAACTATACATTACAAAAATACTGGAGAATATAAATAGGGAATGTAATTGTTGCAGTGTGAGCCACCACATGCAATTAAGTGAAATAACTATTAAAACAGAAGTACCACAGCTAAC from Corvus cornix cornix isolate S_Up_H32 chromosome 5, ASM73873v5, whole genome shotgun sequence encodes:
- the CIPC gene encoding CLOCK-interacting pacemaker; the protein is MKSFNHRFSMAAAESDKDSGYSDGSSECPSAMEQTDSEDVLNALCWNAEDGPWQCPRTTSSSFPALSPMVVMKNVLVKQGSSSQLQSWTVQPSFEVIPAQPQLVFLRPSIPPPINPHSVGKKRNDSTNYLPILNSYPKIAPQPCKRDHSFDLEECQETTCHKRLCTEAPKMETSPVLMSTGLPPSPFAHLPVSFKTPQDSNQQSSSAVMTSGKLSALPGCHHVSSDTQKVPGLTPLLPFGTLQATKCTLHESESASQTTMPSAVWSPPLIPEEICTTPELLLQQQSKCRRFQNTLVVLRRSGLLEITLKTKELIHQNQVTQAELDRLKHQTQLFIEAIKNNAPQSWAELEASLTGSDKADSNLEDPTYPNM